One Vicia villosa cultivar HV-30 ecotype Madison, WI linkage group LG5, Vvil1.0, whole genome shotgun sequence genomic window, ACCTCATGGGATTAGTATCTTTGTTAGAACCAACCTCCAAAGATGAGACACTTCAAGACAATGATTGGATATTTGTTATGCAGGAAGAGCTAAATCAATTTACCAGAAACGAcgtatgggatctagttccaaaACAAAATGGGATTCAATATCATtagaactaagtgggtcttcagatgTTTCAACATTATCAGAATTAGTAGCAGAGATGAAGGTAGAAGGTTTACCTGAgtactttttcttctttctcttctgatCTTTGGAAGCTTTGATAGAGGTTTCTTCTTCTGCCGCCTTTCTTTTCTtggatttcttcttctttttctgaaCTTCTAGAATGGGGTCATTTATGCCCTAAAGCCAGGCTAGATCAATTGGTATGCCTACCTGCTTGTTTAATTCAATGAATTTAAGAATGATATCTGGAGTATCTCCAGCATTGaacagaggaaaatcattgatcTGAACTCTCCTTTAATTAATGAAGCATTTTGTATAAGAAGTGGGTGGATAAAAAATTTCATCGatgattttcatcttcttcagattcttTCCACTTAGAGATTTTCCACACATTGGTTCTAATTATTCCACCAGGTTTGCTCTGCTAAATGAGCTACTAGGCCAttttctatcagaatatctgaaatcattcaTGAAAGAGGGATCTACTTTCTCTGATCTTAACCTTCCGATTTTCTCTGGACTCGTTGACATGAGCCCACAAATGTTTGAAGAGAATATATGATAGATCAATCTTGATGTCTTTACCTACACACTAGAGTAGGAAATGTTGATCGGTATTGACATAATCTGGGGAGCTTGTGGCTTTTCGATGGAAGATACAGCCCAGGAAGATTTTTGCCCAAACTTGGTAATATTCcttcatatttttgaattttgaggAAGGTTTCCCATTCTTAAAGATTTTAGTATACACTGCTTCCAAATCTGGTCTTCCGTCAACAACTCCAACTACTCATTCTCCTTTAAGACCTATTAACTATCTGATTATGTTTTCTGTAATAACAATCTGTTTACCCATAATCATTAACAGAATTGTTTTTTGTGTAGCAACCACATGAATCCAAAATTCTTTAACAAGATGAGGGAAAACTGGTCCGATTAACTGGTTAAAGAAATTTCCCCATCCCTGAAACTCAACTGCTGGAAGCAAATTGAGTCTGTTTTCTCTAATGTTTTCCAGATCAAACATGTATTCACAGATTACTTGATAACGTGAAAATATAACATATAGTTGATTCGATTAACATAGATTATATCTGCATTTTaatcatttatattatattatttcgaTATTACGCTGGTATTTTCTCACTTTATTTCAGGTATTAAAATTATCCCGAGTTCGACTAAAAGAAGAAAATCATGACATTTTTCGAGGAATTGTCCGAAGAAgtggagaaaaataaaagaccTCATTTGGAAGCCCAAGGCCCAAATAAGAaaagtggaagaagaaaaaaaaataaaaaaaaatatatatgtgagAGGGGGCGCCCATACCACTTATGGGGCCCTCACCCCCACTCTTCATCCATGTTCtgcaagaaagaaaagaaaataagaaacaaagaAGAAAGGGGGTGCCCATACCAACTTTGGGCCCCTCACCCCCACTCACTCACTTTCAACgtgagaaatgaaaaaaaaaggaaagaaacaaaggGGGTGCCCATACCTCATTCAGGGCCCCCGCCCCAGTTCCAACCTAAGCCCAATGCAGAACACGTTTCCACTTGCCTCACGTTTACCACTTGCCCAGGTTTTTCTCTCCATTCCGCAAGAATCTCAAGCAAGGTGAAGCTACCAATTCTTCAGAAACGAACCTACTTCTCCGGAATTTTCTCCATCAACCGTCCAAGTACTCTATTATAAAAGGCAAAGAGGAACAGAAAGAGGGGTTCGAAGAATTTTACCAGTAATAACCtagttttcattttcattttaatttgctgcAATTAGTTCCCAGATTTCAATTTCCATTCATGTTTCGAACCACTGCACCGTTTAAGCActtaatttctacaccggaaattaggtgcgtttgatttttatttcaagCTTCAGAGTTTAGTATTAGATTTAGGAAATTTACTGTTCGTTTCAAAGTTCAGTTTCTGCATTTAGTCTGTACTCAAGAAGAACAAGTGTTTGCTACTTCAATTTAATTCCaggttttagttttatttatatgCTTCTGTTATTAATTTACGAATCTGATATCATGCTTGAATATATGTCGGTTTATAGTTTTTATTCTGGAACTATTATTAatagtatgtctggctaattaatttGTACCGGTGTGCTAACCATTAACCGGATGAATTAATAATCACTGCTCACATAAAACTATACTAAATCATTTTCTGGTTCTGATTTCTAAGTCGATTGTTAAAAGGATTTCTTTTTACCATAGTAGAAATTCAGTTAAGGTATAAGAGTAAGACAACGACAGTTTGAGATTTTTAcctgatagtggaaatcaaacaTCAGCTCTAAAAACAGCGAAAGCGCTATAGAGTCggttgtattttatttaaatttcaaaaagtaTTTTCGGTTTGTGATAATTTAGCGAAAGCAAATGTATTAGAACTGTGAGTATAATTAGAGTCAATAGACGCGAAAGCGTGAGgcgaagatttttaatttaaataacttaTTCTGAAAATATTTTATGGATCGAATTATGCAGAAGATTATTAACTCGATGGTCGATGAAAGCACATCGGTATATCAATtctcattatttaattaaaaccAAATTTAATTTATCGTTTCACAATCAACAACAAATCGATAGCCTTAGCTGCCATTAGCAACGAAAACCCGCATTATTTGACCCTCAGTCCTTGTGGGTTCGATAATCTTTTAAAACTTAACGACTAAGCTGTATACTTGCAGTGAAATCCCGATTGACTTATACAAAATCCCGATCAAgttttttggcgccgttgccggggactgatTTTAGTCAATAGTGCGATTTACCCGTTGCGCGATAGACTATGGCAAccaattttattttttcctttttcgtCGATTGTGTGCCAAGTACTCGCTCAAAAAGCGATACCTTAGTACAGACGACGAGCGAACATGAGCGTCTTATTAACGTAAGACGAGTTATCAGTAAATACTGTTCTGATCACAACATTCCCTTTCCTCTCTCAGATTCCGAAAAGGAATCAGCCGCTAAGTCAGAATCTGACTCCGACCAAGAATCCGAAGAAGAACTCAAGCCGAAAGTAGAAATGGCCGATGGACCGTGAAACCGTCCACTCAGAGAATATTCCACCCCATCTCAACTAGAGCCCCATAAGAGCATCGTTAACCCTGCTATTAACCGAAACGATTTCGAGCTGAAGCCGTCATTGATATCAACCATTCAACAACGTCAATTTTCTGGTGTTCCTACCGATGATCCTAACGAACATTTAACAAAGTTCATCCAATTTGCTGATACCGTGATAGCCAATGGAGTAACTGCCGATGCAATAAGACTACGCCTTTTTcccttctccttgagagatagagcttggGCTTGGTTGCAATCCTTGCCACAAAATTCTGTCACGACGTGGGAAGAATTGAAGACTGTTTTCTTAGCGTGTTATTTTCCTCCTAGAAAAACAGCTGCGTTACGAGCACAAATCAATGGATTCAGACAAAAGGACACTGAATCTCTTTTCGACGCGTGGGAGCGATATAAGGACATGATGCGAATGTGCCCACATCACGGATTAGAGGACTGGCTCGTCATTCATACATTTTACAATGGACTGTTGTACAACACGAGGTTGTcaatagatgccgctgctggtgGCACACTTATGGATAAGCCGTATGACGAAGCCTATCAACTAATTGAAAACATGGCTCAAAATCATTACCAATGGGGAAGCGAAAGAACTCCTGTGGAGAAATCTCAAACTAAAGGCGGAATGTACGAAATTAGTAGCCTAGACAAAGTGAACGCTAAGGTAGATGCCCTTACCCAAAAACTAGAAAGCTTGACCTTACCACCCGCAGCCACCGTGGCTGCTGTAACTCCAAACTGCGAATTATGTGGAGTTCTTGGACATACTGCCCCCGAATGTGCTATTTTGGCAGGAGTCTCAGTTGATCAAGTTAACTACGCTCAAGGGAATCCGTATTCCAACACCTACAATCCTGGCTGGAAGAATCATCCTAATTTTTCGTATAAAAATAACAACGCTCTGTTTGTACCGAATCAAGCACCTGTTGTACCGCCTGGTTACCAAAAACCTGCTGCTAACATTCCTAATATGCCTAATGTTCCTAGAAAGTCTAACCTTGAAATTATGATGGAAAATTTCATTGCTACCCAAGCTTAACAAAATAAGGATTTCCTCAACCAAAATGTTCACAACGGTGAACAATTGAAGCAATTAGCAACTAAGGTAGATGCCCTAGCGACCCATAATAAGATGTTAGAAACTCAGATTGCTCAAGTGGCCCAACAACAAGCAACTACTTCCGCACCTGCTGGATCATTTCCTGGTCAACCACAACCCAATCCTAAAGGGCACGCTAATGccataacactacgaagtggaactgaGTTAGATGGACCAATCGATCCAAGGCTTCAGAACCCAACCATGTATCAGAAACCTGATAAAGCGACTGAAAAACCAAGAGAACAACCTGAAACTGAAAAGGAGGATGAGAATGAAGAGGCatctgaaaaagagaaaccttacgtGCCTCCCCCACCATATAAACCACCGATTCCATATCCTTAAAGACTTGCTAAGTCTAAGAATGAGGGCGAATTTAAGAAATTCGTAGAGCTTCTGAAACAACTAAATGTTACCATTCCTTTTACAGAAGCTATTACCCAAATGCCCTCATATGCTAAGTTCTTAAAGGATATCTTATCCAACAAGAAAAAGATAGTAGAAAACGAAACTGTTACCCTATCTGCTGAGTGTAGTGCTATCattcaaaacaacatgcctcctaAACTAAAAGACCCTGGTAGCTTCTCTATACCTTGTGTAATTGGGAAATTCGTAATAGACAAAGCCTTATGTgatttaggagccagtgttagtttaATGCCTTTATCTATTTGTGAAAAACTCAAATTAGGTGAACTAAGACCAACAAGAATGTCATTGCAATTAGCTGACCGATCTGTCAAGTTTCCCGTAGGAATGCTTGAAAATGTACCTGTTCGTATAGGACAATTCTATATTCCTACTGACTTCATAATAATGGACATTAAAGAGGACCCTAATATCCCTATTATACTAGGAAGGCCATTCTTAGCAACTGCTGGTGCCATTATAGATGTGAAGAAAGGAAAGTTAACCTTCGAGGTCGGAGAAGAAAAAGTAGAGTTCATCCTCTCCCAATTCTTCAAGGCCCCAGCCATAGATGATTCCTGTTGTTTCTTGGACGTTATTGATGAATGCGTTAAAGAAATGGAGAAACAACAAAACACCTATTCTGAAGTGTTGAAAATACCAATGCCACCTATTTTCGAGGACgataactggcgtgaggaataccaAGATAATAATCTGAGTGAATGCCTAGCATTAACCCCTGATCCTATTCCTTgccctaagaaacctgctatagaacttaaaacactacccAAATATTTAAGGTATGAATTCCTAGATGAAGAACTTGAACGACCTGTTATAGTAAACGCTGACCTTGGACAGATTGAAATTGAAAAGTTACTCAATGTCCTTAGGAAATATCCGACCGCTTTAGGCTATAACATATCTGATCTAAAGGGAATAAGCCCCTCTATCTGCATGCATCGCATTATGCTCGAGGATGACAGTAAGACCTCGTGAGAACATCAAAGACGAATCAATCGGATTCTAAGCGATGTAGTgaaaaaggaagttcaaaaggtGTTAGAAGCAGGAATCATATACCCTATATCTGATAGTAAGTGGGTAAGCCCTGTACATGTCGTACCCAAGAAAGGAGGTGTCACTGTCATTACAACCCCTAAAGGCGAATCAATAGCGCAACGCACTCAAACTGGATGGCGAATGTGTATTGACTACAGAAAACTCAACAAAGCCACTCGAAAGGATCATTTTCCTTTACCTTTCATTGACCAAATGCTCGAACGACTGGCTAAACACTCCCATTTCTGCTATTTATATGGTTACTCAGGATTCTTTCAAATACCTATCCACCCTGATGACCAAGAAAAGACGACGTTCACCTGTCCTTATGGCATATTCGCTTACAGACGAATGCCGTTCGGATTGTGTAACGCACCCGGgacatttcaaagatgcatgatgtCGATCTTTGCTGATTTTCTCGATGCCATgatggaagtattcatggatgatttctCCGTATGTGGAGAAAGTTTTGAAGGATGTCTTTCGAACCTGGAgatggtacttaaacgatgcgtaagtgtCAACTTAGTActaaattgggaaaaatgccatttcatggtaagacaaggaatcgtacttggacacatcgtgtcTGATAAAGGAATTGAAGTTGATAAAGCTAAGATCGAAATCATTGAAAACCTTCAACCCCCGAAAAGTGTTAGAGAAATAcggagttttctaggacacgtTGGTTTCTACCGCCTTTTCATAaaagatttctctaaaataaacaAACCATTGACTGAGCTACTAATGAAGGACGCGGAATTCATAtttgatgataaatgtctaaacGCCTTTCAAACTCTTAAACAAGCACTGATAACCGCACCAATCATGCAACCACCTAACTGGAACGAACCATTCGAAATtatgtgcgatgctagtgactaCGTTGTAGGAGCTGTCCTAGGAcagagaaaagataagaaacttcaTGTTATATACTACGCCAGTAGAACCTTAGATCGTGCACAAATGAACTATGCCACAACAGAGAAGGAACTCTTAGTTGTGGTATTCGCGTTAGATAAATTTCGATCCTACTTAGTAGGAGCGAAAATCATAATCTATACCGACCATGCCGCTATTAGATACCTATTAACCAAAAAGGATGCCAAACCAAGACTCCTTAGATGGATCCTACTCTTGCAAGAGTTCGACCTTGAAATTAAGGACAAAAGAGGCACCGAAAATGTGGTTGCTGATCACTTATCAAGAATGGAAGGAAATAAACCTAACGAAGTGCCCATTAACGATGATTATCCATATGAGCGACTCATAGCCCAGTTAGACATCGCTTCGGTAACAGAAACTTTAAACAATACTCAAACCGAAGTAGAAAGAACTGCCAAAGCATATATAGCAAACTCAACCGTACCTTGGTACGCTGATCTTGTTAACTACCTAGCCGCTAAAATATTACCACCAGATCTAACTtaccaacaaaagaagaagttcttccacGACCTGAAACAATACTATTGGGACGAaccacttcttttcaaaagagGAGCCGATGGTATATTCCGTCGTTGCGTCCCTGAAGAGGAAGTAGGAAGCATAATTTCTCACTGTCATGCTGCTCCCTATGGAGGACATGCAGGCACTTCCAAGACTTGTGAAAAGATCCTACAAGCTGGTCTCTTTTGGCCAACCTTATGGAAAGACGTCCACATCGCTGTTAAGAACTGCGACCGATGCCAACGCATTGGAAATAtatcaagacgcgatgaaatgcctcagaaAGGCATTTTGGAAGTCGAAGTCTTTGATGTGTGGGGAATCGACTTCATGGGACCATTTCCTTCTTCATTTGGTAACAAATACATACTCGTCGTTGTTGACTACGTATCGAAATGGATCGAGGCTGTTGCCACTCCTACGAATGACACGCGAGTAGTAATCCGACTCTTTAAAAACATCATTTTCCCCAGATTCGGTGTCCCTAGAgtagtaattagcgatggtggctCACATTTCATATCCAAAATTCTTGAAAAACTTCTGTTAAAATATGGAGTTCACCATCGAGTAGCAACACCTTACCATCCACAAACTAGTGGACAAGTCGAAGTCTCAAATAgagaaattaaacaaattttagagAAGACTGTTGCtacatctaggaaagattggtccacTAAGCTACCTGAAGCACTTTGGGCTTATAGAACTGCCTTTAAAACACCCATTGGAACCACACCATTCAAATTGGTCTATGGAAAATCCTATCACATGCCGGTCGAATTGGAACACAAGGCTTATTGGGCAATTAAGACCCTTAATTTAAATTATTCTACCGCCAGTGAAAAACGAATCTTTGATATTCATGAATTAGAAGAGCTTAGATTAGACGCTTATGAAAACGCCCGAATCTATAAagaaagaacgaaaaaatggcacgataaAAGAATATCGAGAAAAGAATTTAATGTAGGAGATATTGTGCTATTATTTAATTCTCGACTAAAACTCTTCCCAGGAAAACTTAGATCTAGGTGGTCTGGTCCCTTTGAAATTACAAAAGTACTGCCTAGTGGAGCCGTAGAAATCAAGAATAGATCTAACGAACCATTCATAGTCAATGGGCAACGATTGAAACACTACTATTTCGTCGATAATAAAGAATATTCTAATTGCATGAAATTAGTAGAGGTTTCTCCTCACCGCACCGACTAGGTAACACTAGTATGGTCGAGCTTACGACTTTAAACAAAGCGCTTCATGGGAGACAACCCACCGTGTTTatgttttcttaatttttaatttccattatagtttttatttttatttctttctttttctatttttctttcctAAAATTTCATTacttttctcattttttattcatgttcttattatttttctctttattatttctctttattttctttctttttactcAAAAGGCTTTTGGCCATCGCTGACTATTATCTCTATAATCTACTCAATTTTCAGGCTAATTTTCCTTTATTTAGCTAGTGACTAACTTTGTTATGGCTAGAGTAGATTATATGAGTATCACGTTCTGAGGAGCAGGTCAGAGGAGGAGGTTTGAAGACTTGGTCAGTCGGGAGATGACACCCACCATTTATGATGATGATCGTGCTATGAATGCCTTAGGCATTAGAGAGAGTGTGTTGTACTGGCTACACCAGCTTGGTTGGGACGCTTCCCCCATTAGGAGGAGATTTAGTACCTTCCGTAGGATTACCCTGGAGTTCCTTAGTTCTTTGAACTATCTGCCTAACCACGGTTTAGGCTTTAACCGTGGCCTGATCCGATTTAGACTGTTTGGTGTTGACTTCCGTTATACCCATATGGATTTTGCTAACCTTTTAGGTTTTCCTAGTGGCCCTGATACTTTCACTGTCACCCAAGAAGAACTTCTCCCGCACCGTGAGCTCGACTATTTCTGGGGAAGTATAACTGGAAACTACCACCCTGAACCTGAGGATATGTACTCTGAAAGCATCCATAACCCTGCTATTAGGTATTTCCATAAGATCCTATCACATACCTTGTTTGGAAAAGAGCAAACCATTTCCTTGGTATCCCGTGATGAGCTTTTCATTATGTTTTGCGCTTCACAAGGTCGCCCTGTAAATGCGGCTACCTTTATGGTAGCAAATTTCACCCGTATCATAGACACTCCTCACACACCTATCCTTATAGGAGGCCTAATTACCATGATAGCCAATGTTGTAGGTATGCGTGAACCACTCCTAGGATTAAATCCTCATGGCGGTATTCGACCTATGAATATCCGTTTTTGTTTCAACACTCACCTGATAGGCAACCTTGGACCAATTGAGTTTGAATTGCTCATTAACCACAATAGTGTGCACCAGTTTGTCTTACCTAACCCTATCACGAGTGTGCATAACAGAAATTACTGGCTTTTTGACCTGAATCACCCACCTACACCACCCTCACCTGAAACACCTCAAATCTATGACATCCCCGCTGATTATGATCCTGAGACTCCTCCTCACTATTATATTGACCCTCCTCCTGATCGTTCTATAGTTTCTCCTGATGCATCTCCTGCTTCTGCTCATTCTGCTGCTCCGGCTAATGTTGGACCTCAGCCTCCGCCTCCTGATTTTGTCACTGCCCTTACTAATTTAGAGGCTCAGATTGAAGGCCTACGCGGCGAATTCGCTACTCTGCGTACTGATTTTCACAGTTTTATGGATATCATCACGGAATAGATGGACCATCTGTATCAGCATTTCTTTTCACCTAGACGTGGCTGAATCGTCTTTTCAAGCTTTTTCATTCTCCGCACCTCGACGCTAACACAGTGGGGACACTGTCTGTTCTAAGTATGGGGGAAAGAGATTTTATCAGCTTTATTTTTATCAGTTTTTACTTCAGTCAGTTTAATCTTTAGAAATGTCAGTATTTATTTCCATCAAAAAATTATTTCAGTAGTTTAATTATGGCATTTTGAAAACAGCAACATTTTCATTAATTAATGCAATTCAGTTTTTATTTCGGTTTAATTGTTGGTTTCAGTTTAATTTTAAGAGCTGCGAAGTGCAAGAATTTTTATCTGCAATTACACTATCTGTGTTAATTATATTTATCTGTGCTAATGAATTTGAGCTACTAATTTTAACTGTCATTTGGTGACATTTTGGTTCGCTGTCTGCTAACTCTTCCACTGTCTGGCTGTTTGGTTTGGTACTTGATTTTGATATTGCTTTAACTTGGTTTTAATATTGGTTTGAATATCCACTGCTATTTAGTTTGAATATTACTGGTAATTTTGAATTCTACTGCTGGTTGATTTTATGCTGTATTAATACATAATGCATAGTAACAAACTGCAGGAGAATAAATTATGAGGATAAAATGTATTAAGTGTTTTATCAGTTGGTAGTGTGTTTTTCATTTGCTACTTTGTTATTCAACACCATCATTAATATTATGCATTTAAACCATGTCATTGCTGCTATTGCTGTGAGCTCTGAAAAATACTGAAAATGTTGAACAGCTGaagcaattttttttaaaaaaaaataaaaatttgagaaagggGGCGCCCATACCCATCTAAGGGCCCCCACCCTCTCTCTTTCTCATGGCCACACGTAGAACACCAATTTGGTGTTGGTAATATGTGAGGGGGGG contains:
- the LOC131604928 gene encoding uncharacterized protein LOC131604928, translating into MPSYAKFLKDILSNKKKIVENETVTLSAECSAIIQNNMPPKLKDPGSFSIPCVIGKFVIDKALCDLGASVSLMPLSICEKLKLGELRPTRMSLQLADRSVKFPVGMLENVPVRIGQFYIPTDFIIMDIKEDPNIPIILGRPFLATAGAIIDVKKGKLTFEVGEEKVEFILSQFFKAPAIDDSCCFLDVIDECVKEMEKQQNTYSEVLKIPMPPIFEDDNWREEYQDNNLSECLALTPDPIPCPKKPAIELKTLPKYLRYEFLDEELERPVIVNADLGQIEIEKLLNVLRKYPTALGYNISDLKGISPSICMHRIMLEDDSKTS